Genomic DNA from Asterias amurensis chromosome 2, ASM3211899v1:
TAATAGCCTAATAAAAGAATGTTTCTGATTAAATGTGTCAGCCATAACACCAATAATCGAACACTCTCATAAAAGTGTCATGACTCGTCACTCAAAGACCTAACGATTTTTTTTTAGCAGGGTGAGTTACTTTTATGAGCAAAGTATTAAACACATTAATAATGAATCATACAGTTTTATTCGGTGACTCGAACAACATTCATCACCCATCATTCTCGAATAAGACCAACTGCACTAATTTACATATAAATACCTCTTTTGTTAATTGGTCTATTGTGATCACGTGATATCTGTTGGGTGGCGACGTCAGGTTGAATGACGTTGTAAACAAGAGAACAGGCTGCGTGTATCCATAGAAACACCAGGCAAATTCCTTAGTGCAGTGTACAGCGCCGCTTGTGTTGCATTTACCAAAGCATTACATTAACGTtcggtctgccattttggatTTATGATAAGATTTTACGTGCGAGACTCGGAAAAGGTCCTACGAAAAACATGCTCGTACGTGCTGAATCAAGAAAGATCGGAGCAGGAGAGTGGTGATTCCTTTGGACTGTGAGTGATACTAGAATATGGTAGATGCAACAATGGTGGATACTTACTCAATTTCGCGAAAGCCCAACGTGAACTTGCAGGGGGCTTCGCGGACGCGTTCACTGACGACCGGAGAGCCGCTGTCGTACCCGGCACATATCACGGACAGTACGGGGCGGACGGTAGGAAACCACGCTCAACATGTTGAATTACCGCCGATTAAAAGTCACACTATCGGGGGAACGAAGGTGCAGAAAACCAGTGAGAATATCCCGAATGGTATCCAGGTCCAGCAGTTATTCGAACCGGACGATAATCATAACTATAAACGGCAAGTTCAGCCACCGGGGAAAGTCTCAAACGGCATGGTAACGAATCACGCCCGCCGCCCGTCTAGTGACAACAGCACGGACTCGAAATCCAACTCGGCTAAGCAACGTTCACTACCCATGACACCAGAAGAGGCTATGAAAATGTACATGCACAAACTCACATCCTATGAGCACCATGAGATCTTCAACACACAGCAGATATATTTTGTTGGACCGAACGCCAAGAAAAGACAGGGCGTCATTGGAGGGGCAAATAACTGCGGATACGACGACGACCAAGGATCATACATTCATGTTCAGCATGATCACGTCGCATATCGATATGAAGTCTTGAAGATCCTCGGAAAAGGAAGCTTCGGTCAAGTAGTGAAAGTGTACGACCATAAGACAAACCAGCACATAGCCATTAAGATGGTGCGCAACGAGAAACGATTTCATCGACAGGCGCAGGAAGAGATCCGGATCTTAGAACACCTCAAGAAGCAGGACAAGGATAACAATATGAACATAATTCATGTCATCGACAGTTTCAACTTCCGCAACCATATATGCATCACCTTTGAGTTGCTAAGTATGAACTTGTACGAACTCATCAAGAAGAATAAATTTCAGGGATTCAGTCTGCAACTGGTTCGGAAGTTTGCCCACTCATTGTTGCAGTGTCTAGATGCGCTACATCGGAATCGTATCATTCACTGCGACATGAAACCAGAGAACATTCTCCTGAAGCAGCAGGGACGCAGCGGCATCAAAGTGATCGACTTTGGATCCAGCTGTTACGAGCATCAGCGTATCTACACCTACATCCAGAGTCGCTTCTACCGAGCACCAGAAGTCATACTCGGAGCCCGATACGGAATGCCCATCGATATGTGGAGCCTCGGCTGCATCTTGGCGGAGCTTCTCACAGGATACCCTCTCCTCCCCGGTGAAGACGAAGGAGACCAACTAGCTACCATGATTGAACTCTTGGGGATGCCCCCGACAAGACTAATCGAGCAGTCCAAGAGAGCTAAGAATTTCATCAACTCCAAGGGTCATCCACGCTACTGTACAGTCACCACCCTGCCAGATGGAACCACCGTACTGAACGGCGGGCGCTCCAGGCGAGGGAAAGTACGCGGTCCACCAGGGAGTAAGGATCTTGTGAAGGCGCTGAAGGGTTGCGACGACCCACTGTTCATAGATTTCCTGAAGCGATGCATGGATTGGGATCCCCAGAGCAGGATGACCCCAAGTCAGGCGCTGCGTCACGCTTGGTTACGGAGGAGGTTACCCAAACCACCTGTTGTAGATGCGTcggcttctgctaagcacaagagGCACGGGTCATCAGCTGTTTCAAAGCTGCCTCCAACGGGCCAGAATGCAAGTGCCAAGACACGTCAGGCTGGCGATCCGACAGCAAGGACTGTACTACCAAAGATTGTCACATAAAAGACAGTAAAACCATTGTGTTTCGACACAAATTGATGGAGAACCAAAGTGTGGTCTTTCATGGCAGAtattgaaaatgatgaaaacTTCACATGAAaatcttttattgttttaaccgTTTTTATTTCTTGAGTACCGGGACCAGTTTTAAAAGTTAAATCAAATTCTCTCTTTCCAACTGCCAGTACTTGCTCTTTCTTCTTAAAAATTAATACCGATCATGAATTTTTACCATCTTTTATGCAAAGATATTGATACTTATCGTTTTAAACCCATGTGATTGTTTATCAcctatgtgtttaaaaaaaaagcaatgcCAGAAAGATCACACAACTTGAGTTTTTGACCATGTTGTCATTCAAACGGGGAAtgccaaacagttgtaattctaTCAAGCTAAACactgtgtacaaaatgtataaaatttgTAAATATGACTATATTTTTATGTGCACTTTTTACCTGATtccatgtttttaatttgtaacaaACATTGTTTGGCATTCTTTGTAGTAATGAAGTAATGGGTGTTCATTCCCAAAGTGACAGATAAAATGGTGCCGTGATTTAAACCCACACTGAAG
This window encodes:
- the LOC139954225 gene encoding dual specificity tyrosine-phosphorylation-regulated kinase 2-like encodes the protein MVDATMVDTYSISRKPNVNLQGASRTRSLTTGEPLSYPAHITDSTGRTVGNHAQHVELPPIKSHTIGGTKVQKTSENIPNGIQVQQLFEPDDNHNYKRQVQPPGKVSNGMVTNHARRPSSDNSTDSKSNSAKQRSLPMTPEEAMKMYMHKLTSYEHHEIFNTQQIYFVGPNAKKRQGVIGGANNCGYDDDQGSYIHVQHDHVAYRYEVLKILGKGSFGQVVKVYDHKTNQHIAIKMVRNEKRFHRQAQEEIRILEHLKKQDKDNNMNIIHVIDSFNFRNHICITFELLSMNLYELIKKNKFQGFSLQLVRKFAHSLLQCLDALHRNRIIHCDMKPENILLKQQGRSGIKVIDFGSSCYEHQRIYTYIQSRFYRAPEVILGARYGMPIDMWSLGCILAELLTGYPLLPGEDEGDQLATMIELLGMPPTRLIEQSKRAKNFINSKGHPRYCTVTTLPDGTTVLNGGRSRRGKVRGPPGSKDLVKALKGCDDPLFIDFLKRCMDWDPQSRMTPSQALRHAWLRRRLPKPPVVDASASAKHKRHGSSAVSKLPPTGQNASAKTRQAGDPTARTVLPKIVT